Proteins encoded in a region of the bacterium genome:
- a CDS encoding zinc ribbon domain-containing protein, producing MPIYEYFCSRCEQVHEVTQRISDDALESCPVCHHGDVRRLISRSNFQLKGSGWYTTDYARKSANGGATTAPAAKTDAASAPACASGACGCAGSGPSSN from the coding sequence ATGCCGATCTACGAATATTTTTGCAGCCGTTGCGAACAGGTTCACGAGGTGACGCAGCGCATCTCCGACGACGCGCTCGAATCCTGCCCGGTGTGCCATCACGGCGACGTGCGCCGTCTCATCAGCCGCTCGAACTTCCAGCTCAAGGGAAGCGGGTGGTACACGACGGATTACGCGCGCAAGTCCGCGAACGGCGGCGCCACGACGGCCCCGGCCGCCAAGACCGACGCAGCTTCCGCGCCGGCTTGCGCCAGCGGTGCTTGCGGTTGCGCCGGCTCGGGGCCGTCCTCGAACTGA